In Vibrio japonicus, the following are encoded in one genomic region:
- a CDS encoding SGNH/GDSL hydrolase family protein — translation MLHTGKQSLIVKLHTLIKFGVSIFGLFIVVALFGEYLLRFFAPPHNYLTPELTYHDRLGYHIEPFKSGHDGWGFRNQDIPAQVDTVVIGDSFTYGVSVSANDAWPSRLANNVKQPIYNLSLGGYGAKQYQYLLETYAVLLKPRQVIIGLYLGDDIAVRLSQPNREKNTQRASNQRRFNLRHWLAANSFLYHFVVQSPVGDWVRLVENWWLTSESSSERYIFFDNTTNRTIFTPKARFRNLDLTSEKNQLGLEALKSIVLDMALFCRTQDIILKVVVFPTKERVFMDEYLSNGNENYPIMNQLFSAEDEVRQHLTKFLDEHKIEHLDLLEPLVQANRKSKLFFQDANGHMAKEGHEVTAKRIEHGLY, via the coding sequence ATGCTGCATACGGGTAAACAGTCACTCATAGTAAAGTTGCACACTTTAATAAAATTTGGCGTATCGATTTTTGGCTTGTTTATAGTCGTTGCCTTATTTGGGGAGTATTTATTACGTTTTTTCGCACCTCCTCATAATTATCTGACACCAGAACTTACTTATCACGATAGATTGGGCTATCACATCGAGCCCTTTAAATCTGGGCATGATGGTTGGGGCTTTAGAAATCAAGATATACCCGCTCAGGTTGATACGGTTGTCATTGGAGATTCTTTTACTTATGGCGTTTCTGTTAGTGCTAACGATGCATGGCCTTCTCGCTTAGCAAACAACGTAAAACAGCCGATATATAACCTGTCCCTGGGAGGATATGGTGCCAAGCAGTATCAATATCTACTCGAAACGTATGCCGTCCTCTTAAAGCCGAGGCAAGTGATTATTGGCTTGTATTTAGGCGATGATATTGCAGTCCGACTCTCTCAGCCCAATAGGGAGAAGAATACACAACGCGCGTCAAACCAACGCCGTTTTAATCTTCGTCATTGGCTTGCAGCGAACAGTTTTCTTTATCATTTTGTCGTGCAGAGCCCAGTTGGAGATTGGGTTAGATTGGTCGAGAACTGGTGGTTGACCAGCGAGTCGAGCAGCGAACGTTATATCTTTTTTGACAATACCACTAATCGAACAATATTTACGCCGAAAGCAAGGTTTAGAAATCTCGATCTAACCAGTGAGAAAAACCAACTCGGTTTGGAAGCGTTGAAATCGATAGTTCTAGATATGGCGCTTTTTTGTCGTACTCAAGACATTATTTTGAAAGTGGTTGTTTTCCCCACTAAGGAGCGTGTTTTTATGGACGAATACCTCTCGAATGGTAACGAAAACTACCCAATCATGAATCAACTATTTTCTGCTGAGGACGAAGTCAGGCAGCACCTTACAAAATTTTTAGATGAGCATAAGATAGAGCATTTAGATTTACTGGAGCCACTCGTTCAAGCCAATAGAAAGAGCAAACTTTTCTTTCAGGATGCGAATGGGCATATGGCTAAGGAAGGACATGAAGTCACAGCGAAAAGGATTGAACATGGACTCTATTAA
- a CDS encoding MBOAT family O-acyltransferase produces the protein MISLVFYFLPNWLHSHIIVASILVNFVISKYVQKTGPSAKYFLILGIIYNLAVIGYYKYSFFFGEIFYYLTDVDMGLTKFILPVGISFYTFQQIAYLVDCYKEKDVNYSFWHYSLFVTFFPQLIAGPIVHHKELLPQIMRLKNLGFNAEWFAAGAFIFIIGLAKKLLLADNLEVLATEVFSHADKGEYIGTFTAWVGALSYTLQLYFDFSAYSDMAIGLGLMFGIRLPINFLSPYKSESIVEFWRRWHITLSTFLRDYLYIPLGGNRNGSIGRYRNLMLTMLIGGLWHGAGFNFIIWGGLHGFYLMANHAFQSATRNLNLSSFKPFFVLVTLFFVVIAWVFFRAETLNGALTITSQMLNFSPSGTESIEVQPYMLLLIGFGFFITQFTPNVSQMFNYQGWKTPDGWQPITIFLDKFKLRKGAIAYISCLLAASLMFMAQPTVFIYFNF, from the coding sequence GTGATATCGCTCGTATTCTATTTTCTTCCGAACTGGTTACACAGTCACATCATCGTTGCTTCAATACTCGTGAACTTTGTCATATCAAAGTACGTTCAAAAGACAGGTCCAAGCGCTAAGTATTTTTTAATCCTAGGGATTATTTATAACCTTGCTGTTATTGGTTATTACAAATATTCGTTCTTTTTTGGTGAGATATTTTATTATTTAACCGATGTAGATATGGGGCTGACCAAGTTTATTCTTCCGGTTGGTATCTCCTTTTATACCTTCCAACAAATCGCATACTTGGTTGATTGTTACAAAGAAAAAGATGTGAACTACAGTTTTTGGCATTACAGCCTATTTGTCACATTTTTCCCACAGTTGATAGCGGGACCAATTGTACACCATAAAGAGTTGCTCCCTCAGATAATGAGATTGAAAAATCTCGGCTTTAATGCGGAGTGGTTTGCTGCAGGGGCGTTTATTTTTATCATTGGTTTAGCCAAAAAATTGTTACTTGCGGATAACCTAGAAGTCTTAGCCACAGAAGTTTTTTCACATGCCGATAAGGGGGAGTACATTGGCACCTTTACAGCATGGGTTGGGGCGCTGAGCTATACGTTACAACTCTACTTCGATTTTTCAGCGTATTCGGATATGGCTATTGGGCTGGGGTTAATGTTTGGTATCCGGTTACCCATTAACTTCTTATCTCCATATAAGTCTGAATCCATTGTTGAATTCTGGCGACGCTGGCATATAACGCTGTCTACTTTCCTTCGTGATTACTTATACATTCCTCTTGGAGGAAACCGTAATGGATCAATCGGTCGTTACCGAAACCTAATGCTCACTATGCTGATAGGTGGTTTATGGCATGGTGCAGGCTTCAATTTTATTATCTGGGGCGGGTTACATGGGTTCTACCTTATGGCTAACCACGCCTTTCAGTCCGCGACTCGGAACTTGAACTTATCGAGCTTTAAACCCTTCTTCGTTCTAGTCACGCTTTTCTTTGTTGTTATAGCCTGGGTGTTCTTTAGGGCCGAAACATTAAACGGTGCACTAACCATTACTTCCCAAATGCTAAACTTTTCACCTTCCGGTACAGAATCTATTGAAGTGCAACCATATATGTTGCTGTTAATTGGCTTTGGTTTCTTTATCACACAATTTACGCCAAACGTGTCACAGATGTTCAACTATCAGGGCTGGAAAACCCCGGATGGTTGGCAGCCGATAACGATCTTTTTAGACAAGTTTAAACTGCGCAAGGGTGCAATAGCCTATATCAGCTGTTTGCTAGCAGCATCCTTAATGTTCATGGCACAACCGACAGTATTCATTTACTTTAATTTTTGA
- a CDS encoding YbjQ family protein: protein MITTTSESIANHEIEETLGIVSGNVVQSKHIGRDTMATIKSLFGGELRGYTEMMNEARERALSRMSFEAKQLGADAVINVRFTSSAIITGASEVMAYGTAVKFRT, encoded by the coding sequence GTGATTACTACCACATCGGAATCCATTGCGAATCATGAAATAGAAGAGACATTGGGTATTGTTTCAGGGAACGTAGTGCAATCCAAACATATTGGTCGAGATACAATGGCTACTATAAAGTCCTTATTTGGTGGCGAGCTTCGAGGTTACACTGAAATGATGAATGAGGCTCGTGAAAGAGCACTATCACGCATGTCATTTGAAGCTAAGCAGTTGGGCGCAGATGCCGTGATAAATGTTAGGTTTACGAGTAGTGCGATAATAACAGGCGCTTCAGAAGTCATGGCTTATGGTACAGCGGTGAAATTTCGAACATAA
- a CDS encoding lytic transglycosylase domain-containing protein: MKSERFKPFSLIELMRRQVRQINAVGCFWVAACLFATTPVIAAPQQRDIVHELNLLKPYQSHITKRLTQFKPLINRIFDQLDGQSLPASLVLVPMLESSFDVNAVSHANAAGLWQLIPATAQRFGLQVDKDKDQRFDSNASTQAALKYLHFLYNKFDQDLALTLAAYNAGEGRVARAIKRANSRQFSRLTLPHETRQYVHRFYALKVLIDVEKLKGKSFQPLFLFANGVNDNRLPLVDLAPLPPLITL; encoded by the coding sequence ATGAAGAGCGAACGTTTTAAGCCATTTTCACTTATCGAGCTGATGCGCAGGCAAGTTCGTCAAATTAACGCAGTCGGGTGTTTTTGGGTGGCGGCTTGCCTATTCGCTACAACGCCCGTAATCGCTGCCCCGCAACAGCGTGATATTGTGCATGAACTCAACCTTCTAAAACCTTATCAATCACATATAACCAAGCGTCTGACTCAGTTCAAACCACTCATAAACCGTATATTTGATCAACTAGATGGCCAGTCACTTCCTGCAAGTCTGGTATTAGTGCCTATGCTGGAGTCATCATTTGATGTTAATGCCGTGTCCCATGCAAATGCAGCAGGCTTGTGGCAACTGATACCAGCAACAGCACAACGCTTTGGATTACAAGTAGATAAAGATAAGGATCAACGTTTCGATAGCAACGCCAGTACACAAGCTGCTCTGAAATACTTACACTTCTTATACAATAAATTTGATCAAGATCTGGCGTTAACTCTCGCCGCCTACAATGCAGGTGAAGGCCGAGTCGCAAGGGCCATAAAACGTGCTAACAGCAGGCAATTTTCTCGCCTCACATTACCTCATGAAACACGTCAATATGTGCATCGATTTTATGCGCTTAAAGTACTCATTGACGTCGAAAAGTTAAAAGGTAAATCTTTTCAACCACTGTTTCTGTTTGCAAATGGCGTGAATGACAATCGGTTACCGCTGGTGGATCTCGCCCCGTTACCACCTTTGATCACGCTTTAG
- a CDS encoding flagellar protein FlgN encodes MATSRSQLIQTFVRTIARDIKLYQQLLPLLQNQKSLYLQFDGQALSDNIQQQMPILNQLSDSAKERHSCLQQLGLSTNEHSVNKLMSVLPKHLTPQLRQQWSTLKNLIKQCQQLNQSNGQSSAAFHELLNQVKNPVQHTYEERTF; translated from the coding sequence ATGGCGACAAGCCGCTCTCAACTAATTCAAACGTTTGTACGTACGATAGCCCGCGACATTAAGCTGTATCAGCAGCTGTTACCGTTACTTCAGAACCAGAAGTCACTCTATTTGCAATTCGATGGGCAAGCACTAAGCGACAATATTCAGCAACAGATGCCAATTCTCAATCAACTAAGCGACTCTGCTAAAGAAAGACACTCATGTTTGCAACAGCTGGGTCTGAGCACCAATGAACATAGCGTCAATAAGTTAATGAGCGTGTTACCAAAACATCTCACCCCGCAATTAAGACAGCAATGGAGTACGCTGAAAAACCTGATTAAGCAATGCCAACAACTTAATCAAAGCAACGGGCAAAGCTCAGCCGCGTTTCACGAATTATTAAACCAGGTCAAGAACCCTGTTCAGCACACTTATGAAGAGCGAACGTTTTAA
- the flgM gene encoding flagellar biosynthesis anti-sigma factor FlgM: protein MKIDKVAGGHVLQTKLQQTSKKPLETPASSTVSENTVQTNTAAIDRAQVELASLPDVDMEKVEAIRNALLRGELGLDTKALSQAIMQFHTGHE, encoded by the coding sequence ATGAAAATCGATAAAGTAGCGGGCGGTCATGTTCTGCAAACAAAACTTCAGCAAACTAGCAAAAAACCGTTAGAAACGCCTGCTTCAAGTACAGTCAGTGAGAACACAGTCCAGACCAATACCGCGGCAATCGATCGCGCTCAGGTAGAGCTGGCGTCCCTTCCTGATGTTGACATGGAAAAAGTAGAAGCTATTCGAAATGCACTCTTGCGTGGAGAGTTAGGCCTCGACACCAAAGCATTATCTCAGGCGATCATGCAGTTCCACACTGGGCACGAATGA